The sequence below is a genomic window from Actinomycetes bacterium.
AGCGCAACCCCGCTGTTCCTCACGATCACCACGAGGGCCGTGGCGGTGGCCCTCTTCACCGGGAGCCGAATGGCTGAGACCAACGCGGGGACCACCACGAAGCCGGCGCCTACGCCGAACAGCCCGGTGAGCAGCCCCACGGAGGAGGCCAGGGCCACCACTGTCGGCCTCGGCGCCTCGTCGAGCGCATCGGATCGGAACCGGTCCGGCGCCACCGCGCCACCTGCCATGGCGGGTGGGTCCGGACGTCGGGAGGTACCGCTGCGACGGGCCGCCGATGCCGCGCGCAGCATGAGGACCGCCCCGACCACCAGCAGGCCGGCGATCAGCCCGATCGCGGCGCCGACGAACAGCAGCGTGATCGGGTCAGCCATTGCTCGGCGTGTCGGTCAGCGGCACTGGCAGCGCTTCTCGGGCGGCACCCCGCGCAGGACCTGGTCGGCGTGCATGCCGCATCCGGAGTAGGTGACCTTGCCGCACGTGCGGCACAGGGCTGGGCTGCACATCCTGACTGCGCCTCGCGTGTCTCTACGCCTATACCCCATAGGGTATACGATCGTGCTCGCCTTGGCATCCTCAGGAGGAGATTTCATGTGTCGTCAGGTCACGTGCCGTCGTTGCGGCAAGGCGTCCTGGGCGGGCTGCGGGCAGCACGTCAACCAGGTGCTGGCGGGGGTGCCCAAGTCCCAGCGCTGCCAGTGCCCACCGCCGCCCTCGCTGTTCGAGCGGCTCTTCGGCGGGCGGCGCTCCACCGTCTGAGCCTGCCCGCGTGACCTCAGGGGGTGGCGAGGACCGCGGTCGTGGCCCCTGCCCGTTTGGCTCGGTACTGCGCGGCGTCGGCGGCCCGGAACAGCTGCCCGGGTCGGTCGACCGTCATCGTCTCGGTGCTCGCCACCCCGCAGGACACACCCGAGCTCCCGGTGAGGTCGAGGACGGCCGCGCAGGCCTCGTCCGCGACCCTCAGCACTGTGTCCAAGCCGTGGCCGGGGACGAGCACGCTGAACTCATCGCCTCCGACACGCGCGACCAGGCTGCCGTCCAGGTCTGCGAAGTACCGGCTCAGCGTGGCCGCCACCGAGATCAGCAAGCGGTCACCCTCGGCGTGGCCGAGGGCGTCGTTGACCGCCTTCAGCCCGTTGACGTCCAGAGCGACCACGTTCACGCGACGGCGTCGCCCCGACGGCATCGTCGCGAACGCGCGCTCGGCGGCGTCGTCGAGGGCACGCCGGTTGGCCAGTCCGGTCAACGGGTCGAGGAAGGCCAGGCGCTCCAGGGCCTCGACATGCAGCGCCCGGGAGATCGCGCCAGCGAGGATGGCCGCGAGTGCCTCCAGGTACGCGGCGTCCGCCGAGTCGAACGGCTCGTCGTCGATCCGGCGAGTCGCGAACAGCTCACCCCACAAGGTGGCGTCGACGACGACGGGTGAGGCCATCGACGATCCCTTTCCCAGGGATCGCAGCAGCTCCTGCTCCGACGGGTCACCGTCGGGGTCGTCGAGGGCGGTCGTCCAGGTGCGAAGGTCCCCGACGACGCTGCGCAGGTTCGCGAAGTCGCGCATCTGGTACACCTCGTCGACCGGCCAGCGCTCCTCGCCCGGTCCGAGCTCACCCGCGTTGATCAGAGTTCGAAGCGTGCCCGCATCGGCCTCGACCCGGCTGACGGACACACTCGCGGCGCCGAGGGCGCCGAGCGCCTCCTCGGCCGCGGTCTCGATCATGATCATGAGACGGTGCGAGCT
It includes:
- a CDS encoding TSUP family transporter, whose amino-acid sequence is MADPITLLFVGAAIGLIAGLLVVGAVLMLRAASAARRSGTSRRPDPPAMAGGAVAPDRFRSDALDEAPRPTVVALASSVGLLTGLFGVGAGFVVVPALVSAIRLPVKRATATALVVIVRNSGVAL
- a CDS encoding GGDEF domain-containing protein — translated: MARALGSSHRLMIMIETAAEEALGALGAASVSVSRVEADAGTLRTLINAGELGPGEERWPVDEVYQMRDFANLRSVVGDLRTWTTALDDPDGDPSEQELLRSLGKGSSMASPVVVDATLWGELFATRRIDDEPFDSADAAYLEALAAILAGAISRALHVEALERLAFLDPLTGLANRRALDDAAERAFATMPSGRRRRVNVVALDVNGLKAVNDALGHAEGDRLLISVAATLSRYFADLDGSLVARVGGDEFSVLVPGHGLDTVLRVADEACAAVLDLTGSSGVSCGVASTETMTVDRPGQLFRAADAAQYRAKRAGATTAVLATP